One genomic segment of Candidatus Berkiella aquae includes these proteins:
- a CDS encoding HigA family addiction module antitoxin: MKKQFKNTYEPNSISPPGNTLAELLEEIGMSQKDFAKRCELPEKTINEVIEAKFSISPEIALQFQRVLGTPAEFWNSREFRYREYLACKKENEMLQKEKNCKK; the protein is encoded by the coding sequence ATGAAGAAGCAATTTAAAAATACCTATGAGCCAAATAGTATTTCGCCACCTGGAAACACACTTGCAGAACTGCTTGAAGAAATCGGGATGAGCCAGAAAGACTTTGCTAAAAGATGTGAGCTACCTGAAAAGACAATTAATGAAGTTATTGAAGCTAAGTTTTCAATTTCACCAGAGATAGCATTGCAATTTCAAAGAGTATTAGGTACTCCTGCAGAATTCTGGAATTCAAGAGAATTTCGCTATCGAGAATATCTTGCGTGTAAGAAAGAGAATGAAATGCTACAAAAAGAAAAAAATTGTAAAAAATAA
- a CDS encoding helix-turn-helix domain-containing protein, with amino-acid sequence MQAYYSFSRIISDARQFTRTAKISLAEVLFVFSHTQLNEIEKILWLFLATHADENFNCQFSYMQLSFCLNLPSETVHVALKYLVAMGFLETEDLIDSFTPLKLMKGCLFSVQLPLEGLLALKKTPKLSTEYPKRKPININLLHNRFNTRS; translated from the coding sequence ATGCAAGCATATTATTCTTTTTCGCGCATCATTTCTGATGCACGTCAATTCACACGTACGGCAAAAATATCGTTGGCTGAAGTGTTATTTGTTTTCAGTCATACACAATTAAATGAAATCGAAAAAATACTTTGGTTATTTTTGGCGACGCATGCCGATGAAAATTTCAACTGCCAGTTTTCTTATATGCAATTGTCGTTTTGCCTCAATTTACCATCAGAAACTGTGCATGTTGCTCTTAAGTATTTAGTAGCCATGGGCTTTTTAGAGACGGAAGATCTTATCGATTCTTTCACGCCGCTCAAGTTAATGAAAGGTTGCTTATTTTCGGTGCAGTTACCGTTAGAAGGCTTATTAGCATTGAAAAAAACACCGAAGTTATCAACAGAATATCCCAAGAGAAAACCTATCAATATTAATTTATTACATAATCGTTTCAACACAAGGAGCTAA
- a CDS encoding class IIb bacteriocin, lactobin A/cerein 7B family has product MMLEVNDEALHEVNGGKFHIGGMISSLVVGFVVGGPIGLGFAASGIIMTQGINNLHDLYSSGS; this is encoded by the coding sequence ATGATGTTAGAAGTAAATGATGAAGCATTGCATGAAGTCAATGGTGGTAAATTTCATATAGGTGGCATGATTTCAAGCTTAGTGGTGGGGTTTGTGGTAGGAGGACCTATTGGGCTAGGTTTTGCAGCATCGGGTATCATCATGACGCAGGGTATTAATAATTTACATGATTTGTATTCGTCAGGTTCTTGA
- a CDS encoding MFS transporter — MKNSAYGVLVWFIATLFVIYAFCLNTAASVFQESIQASLHASNVDVSIAMGAFIVGFACMQIPAGYLLDRFNARYVVSAGVLLLAAGNFLTSISPNIVMFGISNLLQGMGGSFAFIAAAVLISQWFSMKSFPILFGLTQTLSCILAGVIHSVMAKQLQLTTWNTIYQFLSLCGMALFIISIMVIKSPSDRRIVSQSSLGATLAAVCKNKQIMLCALAATTSFGILLSYASFWYMSIEKFYAVKVTDAYVISALIFAGIGIGTPVLGFISNWLQSRILLIHITLVVGTMFLLAGIYLPHFNNDSLLLIKVVSFLIGFLLSGSMLFFTMVSELASDSSRGVALSVTNTGVFMLNAVMMFVPYLLITASSTTFFTYLWILPCCILVSILVVYFIKDSYLNTSS; from the coding sequence ATGAAAAATTCGGCTTATGGTGTATTAGTGTGGTTTATTGCCACCTTATTCGTTATTTACGCATTTTGCCTAAACACAGCCGCTTCCGTATTCCAAGAATCCATACAAGCTTCTCTACATGCCTCTAATGTCGACGTTTCTATCGCGATGGGAGCATTCATTGTCGGATTTGCCTGTATGCAGATCCCAGCTGGGTATTTATTAGACAGATTTAATGCTAGATATGTTGTTTCTGCAGGCGTGTTATTATTAGCAGCCGGTAATTTTTTAACCTCCATTTCTCCTAATATCGTCATGTTTGGAATATCAAACCTACTGCAAGGCATGGGTGGTTCATTTGCCTTTATTGCTGCAGCAGTTCTGATTTCACAATGGTTTTCGATGAAAAGCTTTCCTATTTTATTTGGCCTAACGCAAACTTTATCCTGTATTTTAGCTGGCGTTATTCATTCTGTGATGGCAAAACAATTGCAATTAACAACTTGGAATACTATCTATCAATTCTTAAGTCTGTGTGGAATGGCCCTATTTATTATCAGCATCATGGTTATTAAAAGCCCATCTGACAGACGTATTGTTTCTCAAAGTTCATTAGGAGCAACATTAGCTGCAGTCTGTAAAAATAAACAAATCATGCTTTGTGCACTGGCTGCAACGACTTCCTTTGGCATTCTTTTATCTTATGCCAGCTTTTGGTATATGAGTATTGAAAAATTTTATGCAGTAAAAGTGACTGATGCATACGTTATCAGTGCGCTTATTTTTGCCGGCATTGGGATTGGCACGCCAGTATTAGGCTTTATATCTAATTGGTTGCAATCAAGGATCCTACTCATTCACATCACCTTGGTAGTTGGCACGATGTTTTTATTAGCAGGGATCTATTTGCCGCACTTCAATAACGATTCTTTGCTACTGATTAAAGTGGTTTCCTTCTTAATTGGCTTTTTGCTCTCAGGATCGATGCTATTTTTTACCATGGTCAGTGAATTAGCCTCTGACAGTTCACGAGGTGTCGCCTTAAGCGTGACAAACACAGGCGTATTTATGCTAAATGCAGTGATGATGTTTGTGCCTTATTTATTAATCACGGCCAGCTCTACCACCTTCTTTACTTATCTGTGGATATTACCTTGTTGTATCTTAGTTTCAATTCTAGTCGTTTATTTTATTAAAGATAGTTATCTTAACACATCTTCTTAA
- a CDS encoding deaminase has product MTDKKPNDKFMRRAIELSEIASIKEKSGGVFGSVIVKNDEIIAEGYNQVIKHNDPTWHGEMQAIREACKKLKSPHLEGCTLYTSAEPCPMCLATAYWAHLDHIYYAARVEDAIKYGEFDDGSIYAEFAKKPEERTIQCIEIKELRPEAVKIWKAYSEMPGRIHY; this is encoded by the coding sequence ATGACCGACAAAAAACCTAACGATAAATTCATGCGCCGCGCGATTGAGTTAAGTGAAATTGCCTCCATTAAAGAAAAATCTGGCGGCGTGTTTGGTAGTGTCATTGTCAAAAATGATGAAATCATTGCGGAAGGTTACAATCAAGTGATAAAACACAATGATCCAACCTGGCATGGCGAAATGCAGGCTATTCGTGAAGCTTGCAAGAAATTAAAATCTCCTCATCTTGAGGGTTGTACACTTTATACCAGTGCTGAACCTTGTCCTATGTGCTTAGCAACTGCTTATTGGGCGCATTTAGATCACATCTATTATGCTGCTCGTGTTGAAGATGCCATCAAATATGGTGAATTTGATGATGGTAGCATTTATGCTGAATTTGCCAAGAAACCTGAGGAACGAACGATTCAATGCATTGAAATTAAAGAACTACGCCCTGAAGCAGTTAAAATTTGGAAAGCCTATTCTGAAATGCCTGGCAGAATACATTACTGA
- a CDS encoding gamma-glutamylcyclotransferase has translation MITYFAYGSNLDVEQMRERVGFNSLPMPAQLSGYKLVFDKYSINRHCGVANLRYTGIVTDTVEGLVYQLNAEQLATLDRFEGFRPSRPSPTGYRRQEVSLTDGTTAITYIAPRGDMSLKPSVAYLQHFLKGKNALSPDYYGAFFRLPVNDGNQLRDHLPQKYLEYCVEHGKQLGILHALANHATLTTQMLSTINSPAYRANNPLTIAALQPYLDSSRRLVL, from the coding sequence ATGATCACTTATTTCGCCTATGGCTCAAATTTAGATGTTGAACAAATGCGGGAACGAGTTGGATTCAACTCTCTACCAATGCCCGCTCAATTAAGCGGGTATAAGCTCGTGTTTGATAAATATTCTATAAATAGACATTGTGGTGTCGCGAATTTAAGATACACAGGCATAGTAACAGATACTGTAGAGGGTCTTGTTTATCAACTAAATGCTGAACAACTTGCTACCTTAGATCGATTCGAAGGTTTCAGACCATCCAGACCTAGCCCAACAGGATATCGTCGACAAGAAGTTTCTTTAACTGATGGCACAACTGCCATAACCTATATTGCCCCACGTGGCGATATGTCTCTCAAACCTTCTGTTGCTTATTTACAACATTTTTTAAAAGGAAAAAATGCACTTAGCCCAGATTATTATGGCGCATTCTTTAGACTGCCAGTTAATGACGGTAATCAATTACGAGATCATCTTCCTCAAAAATATCTTGAATATTGCGTCGAACATGGCAAACAACTAGGGATCTTACATGCGTTAGCAAATCATGCCACTTTAACAACGCAAATGCTAAGCACCATTAATTCCCCAGCTTACAGAGCGAATAATCCGCTTACCATTGCAGCCCTGCAACCTTACCTTGATTCAAGTCGAAGATTAGTTCTTTAA
- a CDS encoding DUF692 domain-containing protein, with protein MWQLTQRDRVGLSWRTELAASILCHLDHIDVVEVIIDDYLKQPLDKLRSLKLLESQVDVIYHSVSLGLASSLPVPQKNLDKLARVFDYLTPTCWSEHLAFVRAGNIEIGHLAAPPRTIATIEGALANLARVKKTVGSLPVLENIATLLEPPGAFMSEGEWTTKILQASNTKLLLDLNNLYSNAINFGVDPILYLHSFPLHLVQIVHLSGGKWIDEPAGFSGKRLLDDHIHDVPDPVFELLDVLARTVEQPLAVIIERDGNYPPFPQLLQEIQRAKRILREARSHECTVV; from the coding sequence ATGTGGCAGCTAACGCAACGTGACCGCGTTGGTTTAAGCTGGCGAACCGAACTTGCTGCTTCTATTTTATGCCATCTTGATCATATCGATGTGGTCGAAGTGATCATCGATGATTATCTTAAGCAACCTCTCGATAAATTGCGCTCTTTAAAACTGTTAGAGAGCCAAGTTGACGTTATTTACCATAGTGTCAGTCTTGGACTGGCTTCTTCACTTCCTGTACCGCAAAAAAATCTGGACAAACTCGCGAGGGTTTTTGATTATTTAACACCCACTTGTTGGTCAGAACATTTGGCCTTTGTACGGGCAGGTAATATTGAAATTGGCCATTTGGCGGCGCCACCACGCACGATTGCGACCATTGAAGGAGCGCTTGCCAACTTAGCGCGTGTTAAAAAGACCGTGGGAAGTTTACCTGTCCTTGAAAATATCGCTACCTTACTCGAGCCCCCTGGAGCTTTCATGTCAGAAGGCGAATGGACAACCAAGATTTTACAAGCTTCTAACACGAAGCTGTTATTAGATTTGAATAATCTGTATTCGAATGCGATTAATTTTGGTGTTGATCCCATCTTATACTTACATTCTTTTCCCTTACACCTAGTGCAAATAGTGCATTTAAGTGGCGGTAAGTGGATAGATGAACCGGCAGGTTTCAGTGGTAAACGATTGTTGGATGATCATATTCACGATGTGCCCGATCCCGTTTTTGAATTATTAGATGTCCTGGCACGTACTGTAGAGCAACCTTTAGCGGTGATTATCGAGCGCGATGGTAATTATCCTCCCTTTCCACAGCTACTGCAGGAAATACAACGAGCGAAACGCATTTTACGAGAGGCAAGAAGTCATGAGTGCACAGTCGTTTGA
- a CDS encoding TIGR04222 domain-containing membrane protein, which translates to MFNPLNFTGPEFLIFYFVLGSVTLFIVNKIIRKHEIPRNPPKIVLDDPYEIAILRDGEDEALKIATISLISRGLLVLTDDKLQTQNEEAIAHARRDIEKAILTKFLKQGTLKSIEGDLNLHGACLHYRFSLQDLKLVPASSDYSYRMKWIIISGLLLGGLALAKLGIALSRGYTNVEFLILLASGFLYFLYKMYGHERTALGDQTIEDLKCLFMGLQARSSWIKSDGKTNEIALLAAVFGIAALSARNFPFISSFLPKPSSSSLDVDFSCSSSCGSGCGGGCGGCGS; encoded by the coding sequence ATGTTCAATCCGCTTAATTTCACAGGTCCTGAATTTCTTATTTTTTATTTTGTGTTAGGCTCTGTGACATTGTTTATTGTTAACAAGATCATTCGCAAACATGAAATACCACGTAATCCACCTAAAATCGTCTTGGATGATCCTTATGAAATTGCTATTTTGCGTGATGGTGAAGATGAAGCGCTTAAGATAGCAACCATTTCTTTAATCTCTAGAGGATTGCTGGTGCTAACGGATGATAAGCTTCAGACCCAAAACGAAGAAGCCATTGCTCATGCACGCCGCGACATCGAAAAAGCGATCCTAACAAAATTTTTAAAGCAAGGTACCTTAAAATCCATAGAAGGCGATCTTAATCTTCATGGCGCTTGTTTACATTATCGTTTCTCTTTACAAGATCTGAAACTGGTTCCCGCCTCGAGTGATTATTCTTATAGAATGAAATGGATCATCATCAGTGGCTTATTGCTTGGCGGTCTTGCGCTTGCCAAATTAGGGATTGCTTTGTCGCGTGGTTATACCAACGTTGAATTTTTGATTTTATTGGCCAGTGGATTTTTATATTTTTTGTATAAAATGTATGGTCATGAAAGAACGGCCTTAGGTGATCAAACCATCGAAGATTTGAAATGCCTATTTATGGGGTTACAAGCCCGTTCCTCTTGGATTAAATCCGATGGCAAAACCAATGAAATCGCTTTATTAGCTGCAGTTTTCGGTATAGCCGCCCTTTCTGCCAGAAATTTCCCCTTCATTAGTTCGTTTTTACCTAAACCATCATCCTCTTCATTGGATGTTGATTTCTCATGCAGTAGCAGTTGCGGCAGTGGTTGTGGTGGAGGCTGCGGCGGATGTGGCAGCTAA
- a CDS encoding CusA/CzcA family heavy metal efflux RND transporter → MLKSIVHFSIVHRWLVLLGILALCGLGIYHFKQFSIDAVPDITNIQVQVNTEAPGYSPLEIEQRITYPIETGLAGLPKLDYTRSISRYGLSQVTVVFQEKTDIYFARQLITERLQQLKTELPPNIEPTLGPIATGLGEIFMYVVEAQPGAKKSDGTSYTPMDLRTLQDWVIRPQLRNIKGVIEVNTIGGYEKQLHILPDLNKLLAYDLTISEVIAALEKNNNNIGAGYIEKNGEQYLIRVPGQVKNIEDIKNIPIANRDEITIKISDISTVELGYPLRTGAATQNANEIVLGTVMMLIGENSKEVATSVANKLKQINQNLPKGVVAKEVYNRKFLVDKTIATVTKNLVEGAMLVIVILSLLLGNIRAALITAAVIPISMLMTITGMVANKVSGNLMSLGALDFGLIVDGAVIIVENCLRRISAAQKERAIPLSKEERFHLVSSASAEVIKPSIFGIIIITVVYLPIFSLTGIEGKMFHPMAFTVVIALISSLILCLTFVPASVALFMNGRVSEEENIIIRKFKTLYSPILKWTLKYPLAIIASSLLIVIISIFTFLSLGREFMPNLEEGDIALHAMRIPGTSLSQSIQMQAQVETAIQKIPEVKETFAKIGTPDIATDPMPPNVADTYVMLKPRAQWLNPKKTQADLVKEIEAALKEVPGNNYEFSQPIQMRFNELISGVRSDLAVKIFGDDPEILSQLANEVESLLKVTQGAKDIKIEQTTGLPLLNITPNQMALKQFGLDLATVQDVVSTAMNGKVAGKIFEGDKRFDLIVKLPDYLRSDLNALELLTIPLPYKTDTNQPDRIPLKEVADITISYGPNQISRENGKRKIIVSANVRDRDLGSFVKEVQSLAKSNIKLPTGYWIEYGGTFEQLISAQNRLMIVVPIALLLVFILLFVAFDSVLISLIIFTGVPLALTGGVAGLWLRNMPFSISAGVGFIALSGIAVLNGLVMVAFIKKLQAQGYTLDEAIIEGALTRTRAILMTALVASLGFLPMAINVGAGSEIQKPLATVVIGGIVSSTILTLLVLPAIYKIFNKKITFSPKEKKLIA, encoded by the coding sequence ATGCTAAAATCGATTGTCCATTTCTCTATTGTGCACCGTTGGTTAGTCTTATTGGGTATTTTAGCGTTATGCGGATTAGGTATATATCATTTCAAGCAATTTTCAATCGATGCTGTTCCTGATATTACCAATATCCAAGTACAGGTGAACACCGAAGCACCAGGGTACTCACCACTAGAAATTGAGCAACGAATTACATACCCTATAGAAACTGGATTAGCAGGCTTGCCTAAGCTTGATTATACGCGCTCAATCTCGCGCTATGGCCTTTCTCAAGTTACCGTGGTTTTTCAAGAAAAGACCGATATTTACTTTGCAAGGCAACTGATCACTGAAAGATTACAGCAACTCAAAACTGAATTACCCCCCAACATTGAGCCTACGCTTGGACCTATAGCAACGGGGCTTGGTGAAATCTTTATGTACGTCGTTGAAGCACAGCCTGGCGCCAAAAAATCGGATGGTACTTCTTACACACCGATGGATTTACGAACCTTACAAGATTGGGTCATTCGTCCCCAGCTGCGTAATATTAAGGGCGTGATTGAGGTAAATACCATTGGTGGCTATGAAAAACAGTTACACATCCTTCCTGATCTGAATAAATTGCTTGCTTATGATTTGACTATATCTGAGGTTATCGCCGCACTAGAAAAAAATAACAACAACATTGGTGCGGGGTACATTGAAAAAAATGGTGAACAATACCTTATTCGAGTTCCAGGGCAGGTAAAAAATATCGAAGATATCAAAAATATTCCGATCGCTAATCGTGATGAAATTACCATTAAAATTAGTGACATTTCCACGGTTGAACTTGGGTATCCCCTGAGAACAGGAGCTGCGACCCAAAATGCAAATGAGATTGTTCTTGGAACAGTCATGATGTTAATCGGTGAAAATAGCAAAGAAGTTGCAACTAGCGTAGCGAATAAGCTTAAGCAAATTAATCAAAATTTACCGAAGGGCGTCGTTGCCAAGGAAGTGTATAACCGTAAATTCTTGGTAGACAAAACGATTGCAACCGTGACTAAAAATCTAGTTGAAGGAGCAATGCTGGTTATTGTTATTTTATCTTTGCTGCTTGGAAACATAAGAGCTGCATTAATCACTGCCGCCGTTATTCCCATTTCAATGCTGATGACGATTACTGGCATGGTAGCCAACAAAGTTTCTGGCAATCTGATGAGTCTTGGCGCATTAGATTTTGGATTAATTGTCGATGGCGCCGTTATTATCGTTGAAAACTGTCTACGGCGCATCAGTGCTGCACAAAAAGAACGAGCTATACCACTTAGCAAAGAAGAGCGGTTTCATTTAGTTTCTTCCGCCAGTGCAGAGGTTATCAAACCCAGTATCTTTGGTATTATTATTATCACTGTCGTTTATTTACCTATTTTTTCACTAACCGGCATTGAGGGGAAAATGTTCCACCCAATGGCATTCACGGTTGTTATTGCCCTTATTTCTTCTCTTATCTTATGTCTGACTTTTGTTCCTGCAAGTGTTGCATTATTCATGAACGGGCGAGTCAGCGAAGAAGAAAATATTATCATTAGAAAGTTTAAAACTTTATATTCACCTATTTTAAAATGGACTTTGAAATACCCATTAGCCATTATTGCCTCTTCATTATTGATTGTCATCATCAGCATTTTTACCTTTTTGAGCTTAGGCAGAGAGTTTATGCCTAACTTGGAGGAAGGCGATATTGCTTTACATGCTATGCGGATCCCAGGCACCAGTTTGTCTCAGTCGATACAAATGCAAGCACAGGTAGAAACCGCTATACAGAAAATACCTGAAGTGAAGGAAACCTTTGCAAAAATTGGCACCCCAGACATTGCAACCGACCCAATGCCACCCAACGTTGCCGATACCTATGTCATGCTAAAACCACGTGCACAATGGCTAAATCCTAAAAAAACGCAAGCCGACTTAGTTAAAGAAATAGAAGCGGCTCTTAAAGAAGTGCCTGGCAATAATTATGAGTTTTCACAACCTATTCAGATGCGCTTTAATGAGCTTATCTCTGGCGTAAGAAGCGATTTAGCAGTGAAGATTTTTGGAGATGATCCCGAAATTCTTTCACAACTTGCAAATGAAGTTGAATCCTTACTCAAAGTAACGCAAGGAGCGAAGGATATTAAGATCGAACAAACAACGGGTTTACCGCTTCTGAATATCACCCCTAATCAAATGGCACTTAAGCAATTTGGTTTAGATTTAGCGACCGTGCAAGATGTCGTCAGCACGGCAATGAACGGTAAAGTTGCTGGCAAAATATTTGAAGGCGATAAACGATTTGATTTGATTGTAAAATTACCTGATTACTTACGATCGGATTTAAATGCGCTAGAGCTTTTGACCATTCCATTGCCTTATAAAACCGATACCAATCAACCCGATCGCATCCCGCTTAAAGAAGTAGCCGATATTACGATTAGCTATGGACCCAATCAAATTAGTCGAGAAAATGGTAAACGCAAAATTATCGTTTCTGCCAATGTTCGCGATAGAGATTTAGGCAGCTTTGTAAAGGAAGTGCAATCTCTAGCAAAATCTAACATTAAATTACCTACCGGTTACTGGATTGAGTATGGTGGCACCTTTGAACAGCTAATTTCAGCGCAAAATCGCCTAATGATTGTCGTACCTATCGCTCTCTTATTAGTATTCATTCTTTTATTTGTCGCTTTCGATTCAGTATTAATTTCACTCATTATTTTTACGGGTGTTCCTCTGGCACTCACCGGTGGTGTTGCTGGGCTTTGGCTCAGAAATATGCCATTCTCCATTTCAGCTGGCGTAGGATTTATTGCGCTTTCTGGTATAGCGGTATTAAATGGGCTTGTTATGGTCGCCTTTATTAAAAAATTACAAGCACAAGGATATACGCTGGATGAAGCGATTATTGAGGGGGCCCTTACCCGAACAAGAGCCATTCTGATGACAGCTTTAGTCGCCAGCCTAGGCTTTTTGCCTATGGCTATCAATGTGGGGGCAGGTTCAGAAATTCAAAAACCTCTTGCAACGGTTGTTATTGGTGGGATTGTTTCTTCTACGATATTAACACTACTGGTACTCCCAGCAATTTATAAAATCTTTAATAAAAAGATAACGTTCTCTCCTAAAGAGAAAAAGCTTATCGCCTGA
- a CDS encoding efflux RND transporter periplasmic adaptor subunit, with the protein MRTIKCLGVWATCHFMTHHFFPAPDYPFSFINTSFAAEHSESGSKLDQPHEERITISPAAAEAAGIKTEIAGPAPISDKVNLTGQIVLNANKTVDVRARFPGVVNEIFTNVGESVKKDQSLIKIESNGTLESYNINAPQDGIIITRNTNIGDVALDKPLFTISDLSTIWAKFHVFTKDISQIKIGDPVIVQTLDERQSANATINFLSPTVDPATQSVLAIAELANNQNAWKAGMIIKGSVLISKVEVPLAVKTSALQKIRDNTVVFAKEGSYYEAKILTLGRSDGEWVEVLNGIKPGTPYVTQNSFVIKSELEKSGVDHDH; encoded by the coding sequence ATGCGAACAATAAAGTGCCTTGGCGTCTGGGCTACATGTCATTTTATGACTCATCATTTTTTCCCTGCGCCTGATTATCCATTCAGCTTTATTAACACTTCATTCGCAGCGGAGCACAGTGAATCCGGCTCAAAGCTCGATCAACCCCATGAAGAGCGCATAACCATTTCACCTGCCGCCGCAGAAGCGGCAGGTATTAAAACGGAAATCGCAGGACCTGCGCCAATCAGCGACAAGGTTAATCTGACAGGTCAAATTGTACTCAATGCCAATAAAACGGTTGATGTAAGAGCCAGGTTTCCCGGTGTTGTAAATGAAATTTTTACCAACGTCGGAGAATCGGTCAAGAAAGATCAATCGCTTATTAAAATTGAAAGCAACGGTACTTTAGAATCGTATAACATTAATGCACCACAAGATGGAATTATCATCACCCGCAACACCAATATCGGTGATGTAGCATTAGATAAACCTTTATTTACCATCTCTGATTTATCGACGATTTGGGCGAAATTTCATGTCTTCACAAAGGACATCTCTCAAATCAAAATCGGCGACCCTGTGATCGTTCAAACGTTAGATGAAAGGCAAAGTGCTAATGCAACGATCAATTTCTTATCTCCCACTGTTGATCCCGCAACCCAATCAGTTTTAGCAATTGCAGAACTTGCCAATAATCAAAATGCTTGGAAAGCAGGAATGATTATAAAAGGGAGTGTGCTTATTTCAAAAGTTGAAGTTCCACTCGCCGTTAAAACATCTGCTTTACAAAAGATTCGTGATAATACCGTTGTCTTCGCGAAGGAAGGCTCCTATTATGAAGCAAAAATTTTAACACTTGGCAGAAGTGATGGAGAATGGGTAGAAGTTCTCAATGGCATTAAACCGGGAACACCTTATGTCACTCAAAATAGCTTTGTCATCAAGTCAGAGCTTGAAAAGAGTGGGGTAGATCATGACCATTAA
- a CDS encoding L,D-transpeptidase family protein — MNKYLTCLIGTTAILLSLPSHAYYDDEDSYYENRYENRYENRHENRQYRWICDPYTNVCHKVYYSPYSHNWHSHVRKKVVPEPKFVFKEPPAKIKDSNIINVNLSHGTWAAYDSQGELVNSGRVSGGRSYCSDINKKCKTATGTFKVYEKRGAGCKSKIFPVGKGGAPMPYCMFFHQGFAMHGSNAVPNYNASHGCVRMKAEDAKWLHQNFVNVGTTRVNVTYENTLPKEQDKKLLSQTEVKTKTK; from the coding sequence TTGAATAAATATCTAACTTGCCTGATAGGAACAACAGCCATTTTATTGTCTTTGCCATCTCATGCTTATTATGACGATGAAGACAGTTATTATGAAAATCGTTATGAGAATCGATATGAAAACCGGCACGAAAACCGGCAATATCGTTGGATTTGTGATCCCTACACCAATGTGTGCCATAAAGTTTATTACTCACCTTATAGCCACAACTGGCATAGTCATGTCAGAAAGAAGGTCGTCCCCGAACCTAAATTTGTGTTCAAAGAACCTCCAGCAAAAATAAAAGACAGCAATATTATTAATGTTAATTTAAGCCATGGCACCTGGGCCGCCTATGATTCTCAAGGGGAACTCGTGAATTCAGGGCGCGTTTCTGGGGGTAGAAGTTACTGCTCTGATATTAATAAAAAATGTAAAACGGCCACCGGTACTTTTAAGGTTTATGAGAAGCGAGGAGCTGGTTGCAAATCAAAGATTTTCCCGGTTGGTAAAGGTGGGGCCCCCATGCCCTATTGCATGTTTTTTCATCAAGGCTTTGCCATGCATGGCTCTAACGCCGTCCCCAATTATAATGCCAGTCACGGCTGCGTTAGAATGAAAGCAGAAGATGCAAAATGGCTGCATCAAAATTTTGTCAATGTGGGTACCACTCGTGTCAATGTCACTTATGAAAATACCCTACCCAAAGAGCAAGACAAAAAACTGCTCTCACAAACTGAGGTCAAAACAAAAACGAAGTAG